The proteins below come from a single Synechococcus sp. WH 8101 genomic window:
- the rpmF gene encoding 50S ribosomal protein L32 has translation MAVPKKKTSKSKRNQRHAVWKAKAATAAQRALSIGKSVLSGRAQGFVYPVDESADADA, from the coding sequence ATGGCCGTACCCAAGAAGAAAACCTCCAAGAGCAAGCGCAACCAGCGCCACGCCGTGTGGAAAGCAAAAGCGGCCACCGCAGCCCAACGGGCTCTCTCGATCGGCAAATCGGTGCTGAGCGGTCGTGCCCAAGGGTTCGTGTATCCCGTTGATGAATCAGCCGACGCTGACGCCTGA
- a CDS encoding DUF565 domain-containing protein, giving the protein MVPQLTRYERLQERLGNHVLLSFVGPWRRRSVGVLTLLIGFFLGNNLTSYYLQKIGQRPLVVFGLVAMIEVMVRLRTRVQAEPWPLAWLALDNLRIGVVYAVVLEAYKLGS; this is encoded by the coding sequence ATCGTGCCGCAGCTCACCCGCTACGAACGGCTTCAGGAACGCCTGGGCAACCACGTGCTGCTGAGCTTTGTGGGGCCGTGGCGACGGCGCAGTGTGGGCGTGCTCACCCTGCTGATCGGCTTTTTTCTTGGCAACAACCTCACCAGCTACTACCTGCAGAAAATCGGTCAGCGTCCGCTGGTGGTGTTCGGCCTGGTGGCGATGATCGAGGTGATGGTGCGGCTGCGCACCCGCGTTCAGGCGGAACCCTGGCCCCTGGCCTGGCTCGCCCTCGACAATCTGCGCATCGGCGTGGTGTATGCCGTGGTGCTGGAGGCCTACAAACTTGGGTCCTGA
- a CDS encoding HAD-IA family hydrolase, translated as MAELQAVFWDVDGTLADTELEGHRPAFNAAFHEAGLDWHWDRTLYAELLAIAGGRQRMAAYAAERGEALDATRLDQLRALKQKHYLARSRSGAIALRPGVARLIAALQEAGVRQWIVTSSGAASVHALLTGVFAAEGHPFAGLISADDVAVAKPDPAPYQLALERSGVACEGVVAIEDSEAGLLSASAAGLRCLLTPSAWEERLQARLRNGAPAGASHPAAFEHLGEAEAPARQWSGPPCPSGVVTLEYLQSLLADGN; from the coding sequence GTGGCTGAACTGCAGGCCGTGTTCTGGGATGTGGATGGGACGCTGGCAGACACCGAACTGGAGGGACATCGCCCCGCCTTCAATGCCGCATTCCACGAGGCGGGGCTCGACTGGCATTGGGACCGAACCCTCTACGCCGAGCTGCTCGCGATTGCAGGGGGGCGCCAGCGCATGGCGGCCTATGCCGCCGAGCGGGGGGAAGCGCTCGACGCCACACGACTCGACCAGTTGCGCGCCTTGAAGCAGAAGCACTACCTGGCGCGCTCCCGTAGCGGCGCGATCGCTCTGCGGCCGGGGGTGGCGCGCCTGATCGCAGCGCTGCAAGAGGCGGGGGTGAGGCAATGGATCGTCACCAGCAGCGGCGCCGCCTCGGTGCACGCCCTGCTGACAGGGGTCTTTGCAGCGGAGGGGCATCCCTTCGCGGGCCTGATCAGCGCCGACGATGTCGCTGTCGCCAAGCCCGATCCGGCCCCTTATCAACTCGCCCTGGAACGCAGCGGTGTGGCCTGCGAGGGCGTGGTGGCGATCGAGGATTCCGAGGCGGGGCTGCTCTCCGCCAGCGCAGCGGGCTTGCGCTGCCTGCTCACCCCCTCTGCCTGGGAGGAGCGATTGCAGGCCAGGCTCCGCAACGGTGCACCAGCCGGTGCATCCCATCCAGCTGCCTTCGAGCATCTCGGCGAAGCGGAGGCACCAGCGCGGCAATGGTCAGGGCCCCCTTGCCCGAGCGGGGTGGTGACGCTGGAGTATCTGCAGTCCCTTCTGGCCGACGGCAACTGA
- the recJ gene encoding single-stranded-DNA-specific exonuclease RecJ, translating to MAAATQGSRHPQVWQLPPACGEDPLAGVPLPLPLRAVLARRGLNRAQVEELLQMPPLPEATEHFPQLAVAVRRLRRACDGAEAVAICGDYDADGMTSTALLIRALRALGAHPVAAIPSRMDDGYGLNPGMVERLHGEGIRLLVTVDNGVSATEALMAAAQRGMEVILTDHHTLPSPPPEALALIHPATTPEASPYRGLAGVGLAYVLGHALAQAMGQLEAIETARDLFCVGTIADMAPLTGANRSWLRQGLATLHRSRCEGLRALQQLAGLEETPLRADAIGFQIAPRINAVGRLGDPRLVVELLTADDPGEAIELARQCDALNRQRRELCDAIEAEALALLDADGDSLAPFLLLAQGHWHHGVIGIVASRLMERFQRPVALLAGEGEGRLRASVRAPEGFAVDQALTTCAEHLERYGGHPAAGGFTVRAEAVHALHDQLNGLALAWQQSQPLGQPVRPEALLTLDQIDRRFWQQLLALEPFGVGHRSPVFWARDCQVLEERRLRGGHLRLSLRQGEARCEGIAWRWESPGPVPERLDLAFRVGLNRWNGEERLQLEILALRQHHPEIRLQRAKQTYVCRRCGEQQLELRNPSGDRIHAHRLPNGAIRSDDCRAEHAYVAGLLQDAAIGLGLQP from the coding sequence TTGGCTGCAGCAACCCAGGGATCACGCCATCCACAGGTCTGGCAGCTGCCCCCCGCCTGCGGTGAGGATCCCCTTGCGGGTGTGCCCCTGCCCCTGCCGCTACGGGCCGTGCTGGCCAGGCGCGGCCTGAACCGGGCCCAGGTGGAGGAGTTGCTCCAGATGCCGCCTCTCCCTGAGGCCACCGAGCACTTCCCCCAGCTCGCCGTTGCTGTCCGTCGCCTGCGCCGCGCCTGCGACGGCGCTGAAGCGGTGGCGATCTGCGGCGATTACGACGCCGATGGCATGACCAGCACCGCCCTGTTGATCCGGGCCCTCCGCGCGCTCGGTGCCCATCCGGTGGCGGCGATCCCCAGTCGCATGGACGATGGCTATGGCTTGAACCCGGGCATGGTCGAGCGCTTGCACGGCGAGGGGATTCGCCTGCTGGTGACAGTCGACAACGGGGTGTCCGCCACTGAAGCGCTGATGGCAGCAGCCCAGCGCGGTATGGAGGTGATCCTCACGGACCACCACACCCTGCCCTCCCCGCCACCGGAGGCTCTGGCTTTGATCCATCCGGCCACCACCCCCGAGGCGTCGCCCTATCGCGGTCTGGCTGGGGTGGGGCTCGCCTATGTGCTCGGCCATGCGCTCGCACAGGCGATGGGGCAGCTGGAGGCGATCGAGACGGCGCGCGATCTGTTCTGTGTTGGCACCATCGCCGATATGGCACCGCTCACTGGAGCCAATCGCAGCTGGTTGCGCCAGGGTTTGGCCACGCTCCATCGCAGTCGTTGCGAGGGGCTGCGCGCCTTGCAGCAACTCGCCGGCCTGGAGGAGACGCCCCTGCGCGCTGATGCCATCGGCTTTCAGATCGCGCCTCGGATCAACGCGGTGGGCCGGCTCGGCGATCCCCGCCTGGTGGTGGAGCTGCTCACGGCCGACGACCCCGGGGAAGCGATCGAGCTGGCGCGTCAATGCGATGCCCTCAACCGGCAGCGGCGGGAATTGTGTGATGCGATCGAGGCGGAGGCGCTGGCGCTGTTGGATGCCGATGGCGACAGCCTGGCGCCGTTTCTGCTGCTCGCCCAGGGGCATTGGCACCATGGCGTCATCGGCATCGTCGCTTCTCGCCTGATGGAGCGCTTCCAACGCCCGGTGGCCCTGCTCGCGGGGGAGGGCGAGGGGCGCCTGCGCGCCTCCGTGCGGGCACCGGAGGGTTTTGCCGTCGATCAGGCGCTCACCACTTGCGCCGAGCACCTCGAGCGTTACGGCGGCCATCCCGCTGCGGGAGGATTCACCGTGCGGGCGGAGGCGGTGCACGCGCTGCACGACCAGCTCAACGGCCTCGCCCTGGCCTGGCAGCAGAGCCAGCCCCTGGGCCAACCGGTTCGCCCGGAAGCCCTGCTGACGCTGGACCAGATCGATCGACGCTTCTGGCAGCAACTGCTCGCCCTGGAGCCTTTCGGTGTGGGCCATCGCTCCCCAGTGTTCTGGGCGCGCGACTGCCAGGTGCTCGAGGAGCGGCGATTGCGCGGCGGTCACCTGCGCCTGAGCCTGCGGCAGGGTGAGGCCCGCTGCGAAGGAATCGCCTGGCGATGGGAGTCGCCCGGGCCCGTTCCCGAGCGGCTGGATCTCGCCTTTCGCGTCGGTCTGAACCGCTGGAACGGTGAGGAACGGCTGCAGTTGGAGATCCTGGCCCTGCGCCAGCATCACCCCGAGATCCGTCTGCAACGCGCCAAGCAGACCTATGTCTGCCGGCGCTGTGGTGAGCAGCAACTGGAGCTGCGCAACCCCTCGGGGGATCGGATCCACGCCCATCGGCTGCCGAATGGCGCGATCCGCAGCGATGACTGTCGCGCCGAGCACGCCTACGTGGCCGGACTGCTGCAAGATGCGGCCATCGGACTCGGTCTTCAACCATGA
- a CDS encoding chloride channel protein produces MSLDTRRSKGLFPGLIESPASALPSLIRHLIGLIVVGLLIGLACWPLNLTDTVQDQLYRLLPTRSDRPWSLVGVLIALMPIVVMPVLLLLQRGPWKDGAGSGIPSTMNGLEDPSKLPKAMAAAGTVQRGVLWGIATVAMFPLGREGPVVQFGAAVARAAHQRLAGWLPSLTERQMVAIGGGAGLAGGFNTPLLGAVFALEELTADYSIITLWPALVISVAAAGFSHWGGEPIFGLGVINVMVPEEEQLLIALPVGLVGGLVGGFFNKGLVWSTGRLMEVVKRRPIRVGVLLGGGLALLALLSWGTSSSDGEALIRQLMDEGLPNIDPAGGQIAAGLTSLWITVVRVIAPMIALAPGVPGGLIDPSLTFGAVVGYTVCAILGVSQHLGIALGMAAGLAGATQLPLVSIVFAWRLTGDQQLFAGVVLAAVIAAYVGRLVARQPVYHALGALQRAPRR; encoded by the coding sequence ATGAGCCTGGATACACGACGAAGCAAGGGGCTCTTCCCGGGCCTGATCGAGAGCCCTGCTTCGGCGCTTCCTTCGCTCATCCGCCACCTGATCGGTCTGATCGTGGTGGGGTTGCTGATCGGCCTCGCCTGCTGGCCCCTCAATCTCACCGACACGGTGCAGGACCAGCTTTATCGCCTGCTTCCCACCCGCAGCGATCGCCCCTGGAGCCTGGTCGGCGTCTTGATCGCCTTGATGCCGATCGTGGTGATGCCTGTTCTGCTGTTGCTGCAGCGCGGCCCTTGGAAGGATGGCGCCGGTTCTGGAATTCCCTCCACCATGAATGGCCTGGAGGACCCCAGCAAACTGCCCAAGGCGATGGCGGCAGCGGGAACCGTGCAGCGGGGTGTGCTCTGGGGAATCGCCACCGTGGCCATGTTTCCCCTCGGCCGGGAGGGTCCCGTGGTGCAGTTCGGTGCCGCCGTGGCCCGTGCTGCCCACCAACGCCTGGCGGGCTGGTTGCCGAGTCTCACCGAGCGTCAGATGGTGGCGATCGGCGGTGGTGCCGGCCTGGCCGGTGGTTTCAACACACCCTTGCTCGGGGCGGTGTTCGCCCTGGAGGAACTCACCGCCGACTATTCGATCATCACGCTCTGGCCCGCCCTGGTGATCAGCGTCGCCGCCGCGGGTTTCAGCCATTGGGGCGGTGAGCCGATCTTCGGTCTCGGTGTGATCAATGTGATGGTTCCAGAGGAGGAGCAGCTGTTGATCGCCCTGCCGGTGGGTCTCGTGGGCGGCCTGGTGGGCGGCTTCTTCAATAAGGGCCTGGTCTGGTCCACCGGCCGATTGATGGAGGTGGTGAAGCGCCGGCCGATCCGCGTCGGTGTGTTGCTCGGTGGTGGGCTGGCGCTTCTGGCGCTGCTCAGCTGGGGCACCAGCAGCTCCGATGGCGAAGCGCTGATTCGCCAGTTGATGGATGAAGGACTCCCCAACATCGATCCCGCCGGCGGACAGATCGCGGCGGGCCTCACCAGCCTCTGGATCACCGTGGTGCGCGTGATCGCTCCGATGATTGCCCTCGCGCCTGGGGTGCCTGGCGGTCTGATCGACCCGTCACTCACCTTTGGGGCAGTCGTGGGCTACACCGTCTGCGCCATTCTCGGCGTCAGTCAGCATCTCGGCATTGCCCTGGGCATGGCAGCGGGTCTGGCGGGAGCGACCCAGCTGCCGTTGGTATCGATTGTGTTTGCCTGGCGACTCACTGGAGACCAGCAACTGTTTGCCGGTGTGGTGCTCGCCGCTGTGATCGCCGCCTATGTGGGCCGGCTTGTGGCACGCCAGCCCGTGTATCACGCCCTCGGCGCGCTTCAGAGGGCGCCGCGACGGTAG
- the psb30 gene encoding photosystem II reaction center protein Ycf12/Psb30 produces MGIDFHLIANFAALALITLAGPAVIFILFYRRGAL; encoded by the coding sequence ATGGGAATCGATTTTCACCTGATCGCCAATTTCGCTGCCCTGGCCCTGATCACCCTGGCCGGCCCCGCCGTGATCTTTATCCTCTTCTACCGTCGCGGCGCCCTCTGA
- a CDS encoding YkgJ family cysteine cluster protein, with amino-acid sequence MLDGSGTWRCLHQCGACCRLAPEERPEALEALDDAQRQLYLEMAGPDGWCRHYDSGGRRCRIYEERPDFCRVSNLAELFAVEASDAEAFAIACCRQQIRSVYGGRSLELRKFNRLLRAGDE; translated from the coding sequence ATGCTCGATGGATCCGGCACCTGGCGCTGTCTCCACCAGTGCGGGGCTTGCTGCCGTCTCGCGCCGGAGGAGCGGCCGGAGGCCCTGGAGGCCCTCGATGACGCCCAGCGTCAGCTCTACCTGGAGATGGCCGGTCCCGATGGCTGGTGCCGGCACTACGACAGCGGTGGTCGTCGCTGTCGGATTTATGAGGAGCGCCCGGACTTCTGTCGCGTCAGCAACCTCGCCGAGCTCTTTGCGGTGGAGGCGAGCGACGCGGAGGCCTTTGCGATCGCCTGTTGCCGCCAGCAGATCCGCTCGGTCTATGGCGGCAGGAGTCTGGAACTGCGTAAGTTCAATCGATTGTTGCGAGCAGGCGATGAGTGA
- a CDS encoding TMEM165/GDT1 family protein, with the protein MSDHPVSAGDEGLSLSFTAVMLSTFTTVFLAELGDKTQLATLLLSAQSGQPWLVFVGAALALISSSLVGVLVGRWLSRILPPERLEQMAGLLMVGLGLWLGVQAVQSLLQAEGL; encoded by the coding sequence ATGAGTGATCACCCCGTGTCCGCCGGCGACGAGGGGCTGTCGCTGAGCTTCACCGCTGTGATGCTGAGCACGTTCACCACCGTCTTTCTGGCGGAACTGGGTGACAAGACCCAGCTCGCCACCCTGTTGCTGTCGGCCCAGTCCGGTCAGCCCTGGCTCGTGTTCGTCGGAGCCGCCCTCGCCCTGATCAGTTCCAGCCTGGTGGGGGTGCTGGTGGGCCGTTGGCTCTCGCGCATCCTGCCGCCGGAGCGGCTTGAGCAGATGGCCGGCCTGTTGATGGTGGGTCTCGGTCTATGGCTGGGCGTGCAGGCGGTGCAATCGTTGCTGCAGGCGGAGGGCCTCTGA
- a CDS encoding TMEM165/GDT1 family protein, producing the protein MDITLLLSTFVTVFLAELGDKTQLATVAISGTSNRPVAVFIGSASALVLASLIGAIAGGSMASVIPADLLQLLASIGFLVIGLRLLWPLLQNATSPAALNDDEASPKV; encoded by the coding sequence ATGGACATCACGCTGCTCCTCTCCACCTTCGTCACCGTGTTTCTGGCGGAGCTGGGCGACAAGACCCAGCTGGCCACCGTGGCGATCAGCGGCACCTCGAATCGCCCCGTCGCCGTGTTCATCGGCTCCGCCAGCGCCCTGGTGCTCGCCAGCCTGATCGGTGCGATCGCTGGCGGCTCGATGGCCAGTGTGATCCCAGCCGATCTGCTGCAATTGCTCGCGTCGATCGGTTTTCTGGTGATCGGCCTGCGGTTGCTCTGGCCCCTGTTGCAGAACGCCACCAGTCCGGCCGCCCTGAACGATGACGAGGCGTCCCCTAAAGTCTGA
- a CDS encoding RNB domain-containing ribonuclease, translating to MKFTVADLLDQLPAEGSIDTGTLEKIFRLSNRSEKDSLQLAITGLEKIGVISRDGDAAVQRSEDEGLIEARLRCSSKGFCFAIREDGGEDIYIRDHQLNHAWNGDRVLVRITREGGRRRSPEGGVQCILERQTTSLLAHLDQQDDRWVALPLDDRLLATIEVPEGTEETSALVEVKVDRYPVAQFPARGHVARPLPLDAGPAGDRDLLLTKANLHERPDPPRSSLKAPNAKKRHDLTAQPALLLRSWRAELAPDLPAVHVEPHDGGTRLWIHSPTLAERLSPGNALDLWLRDQAEAICLGDVWQPLLTKALIDASRFAVGEAQDAISVRLDCSADGELRDWSFCLSRIQPVACVDAEALQALAARKPKARTVPAVLKPIKDQIGQLETLLFCARSLQADALRRGGIELDLPAPELESLGDLRDAWPDPGRHGWLPPFNPEDPQAILSLLLEAAARAWALHRQDLKLPALELRAPEADASSLTDVAKTAVALELPLELDDEGSPAASELAEVFRDSPFRRVLDQQLRQALPDPLFTLARSEEAEQGQEAKAVEAALAPWCCPSLQVADLINQQVITSLLLDGKDRPTVRHKDKVPLGDRGVGSRIDWPLFTQSLTQKVHDWFSDRLVQRLNARRRQVTDLQRDVVAMMQARSCEALVGQEHSGVISGVQSYGFFVEIPPSMVEGLVHVSSLNDDWYEYRSRQNRLVGRRHRRRFQLGDTVTVRIIKVDVLRNQIDLEVVPESLQPLPDDAAS from the coding sequence ATGAAATTCACGGTCGCTGACCTGCTCGACCAGCTCCCAGCCGAGGGGTCCATCGACACCGGCACCCTGGAGAAGATCTTTCGCCTGAGCAACCGCTCTGAGAAAGACAGTCTCCAACTCGCCATCACCGGCCTGGAAAAGATTGGCGTGATCAGCCGCGACGGCGACGCTGCCGTGCAGCGTTCGGAGGATGAGGGGTTGATCGAGGCACGTCTGCGCTGCAGCAGCAAAGGCTTCTGCTTTGCCATTCGCGAAGACGGTGGCGAAGACATTTACATCCGTGATCACCAGCTCAACCACGCCTGGAATGGCGACCGGGTGCTGGTGCGGATCACACGGGAGGGCGGGCGACGTCGCTCACCGGAGGGTGGGGTGCAGTGCATCCTCGAGCGCCAGACCACGAGCCTCTTGGCCCATCTCGATCAGCAGGACGATCGCTGGGTGGCGCTCCCCCTCGACGATCGCCTGCTCGCCACGATCGAAGTGCCAGAGGGCACAGAGGAGACCTCGGCGCTGGTGGAGGTCAAGGTCGACCGCTACCCCGTGGCCCAGTTCCCCGCCCGCGGCCATGTCGCGCGCCCCTTGCCTCTCGATGCCGGCCCCGCCGGTGATCGCGATCTGCTGCTCACCAAGGCGAATCTGCATGAGCGGCCCGATCCGCCGCGCAGCAGCCTCAAGGCCCCCAATGCCAAGAAGCGCCACGACCTCACCGCCCAACCGGCGTTGCTGTTGCGCAGTTGGCGTGCCGAACTGGCACCGGATCTCCCCGCCGTGCACGTGGAACCCCATGACGGCGGGACCCGGCTCTGGATCCACAGTCCCACCCTCGCGGAACGACTCAGCCCGGGGAATGCCCTGGATCTCTGGCTGCGCGATCAGGCTGAAGCGATCTGCCTGGGCGATGTGTGGCAGCCCCTGCTCACCAAGGCGCTGATCGACGCTTCCCGCTTTGCGGTGGGAGAAGCTCAGGATGCGATCAGCGTGCGGCTCGATTGCTCCGCTGATGGTGAGCTGCGCGATTGGTCGTTCTGCCTCAGCCGCATCCAACCCGTTGCCTGCGTCGATGCCGAGGCGCTTCAGGCCCTGGCCGCTCGCAAGCCCAAGGCGCGCACGGTGCCCGCCGTGCTCAAGCCGATCAAAGATCAGATCGGTCAGCTGGAGACGCTGCTCTTCTGTGCCCGTTCGCTGCAGGCGGATGCCTTACGCCGTGGTGGCATCGAGCTGGATCTGCCCGCCCCCGAGCTCGAGAGCCTTGGGGATCTGCGCGACGCCTGGCCCGACCCCGGTCGCCATGGCTGGCTGCCCCCCTTCAATCCGGAGGATCCCCAGGCGATTCTCTCCCTGCTGCTGGAGGCCGCCGCACGGGCTTGGGCCCTGCATCGCCAGGACCTGAAGCTGCCTGCATTAGAGCTGCGGGCCCCCGAGGCCGATGCCTCAAGTCTCACCGATGTGGCCAAAACCGCCGTCGCCCTAGAGCTACCTCTGGAGCTGGATGACGAGGGCAGCCCCGCAGCCTCGGAGCTGGCGGAGGTTTTCCGCGACAGCCCCTTCCGGCGGGTGCTGGATCAGCAGTTGCGCCAGGCCCTCCCCGATCCGCTGTTCACGCTCGCCCGCAGCGAGGAGGCCGAGCAGGGCCAGGAGGCCAAGGCGGTGGAGGCGGCCCTCGCGCCCTGGTGTTGCCCCAGCCTGCAGGTGGCCGATCTGATCAACCAGCAGGTGATCACCAGCCTTCTTCTCGATGGCAAGGATCGCCCCACCGTGCGTCACAAAGACAAGGTGCCCCTGGGGGATCGTGGCGTCGGCAGTCGCATAGACTGGCCCTTGTTCACCCAGAGCCTGACCCAGAAGGTGCACGACTGGTTCAGTGATCGGCTGGTGCAGCGGCTGAATGCGCGTCGTCGTCAGGTGACGGATCTGCAGCGGGACGTGGTGGCGATGATGCAGGCCCGCAGTTGCGAAGCCCTGGTGGGGCAGGAGCACAGCGGCGTCATCAGCGGTGTGCAGAGCTACGGCTTTTTCGTGGAGATTCCGCCGTCGATGGTGGAGGGGCTCGTGCACGTGAGCTCTCTCAACGACGATTGGTACGAGTACCGCTCACGTCAGAACCGCCTGGTCGGTCGCCGCCATCGGCGTCGCTTCCAACTGGGCGACACGGTGACGGTGCGGATCATCAAAGTTGATGTGCTGCGCAACCAGATTGATCTGGAGGTGGTGCCCGAATCCCTGCAGCCGCTCCCGGATGACGCCGCTTCCTGA
- a CDS encoding flavin prenyltransferase UbiX, with protein sequence MTPLPESRRDPPYVLAVTGASAQPLAERSLQLLLRNGRQVHLILSRGAHEVWTAETGVSIPVDPEQQQRFWRERLAVDTGALTCHRWNNQAASIASGSVRTRGMVIVPCSMGTVGRIAAGVATDLVERCADVHLKEGRPLVIAPREMPWNLIHLRNLTTLAEAGARIAPPIPAWYTQPKSLDDMVDFLVVRLFDGLDEDLAPLQRWGDSDAR encoded by the coding sequence ATGACGCCGCTTCCTGAATCCCGCCGGGATCCTCCCTATGTGCTGGCGGTGACTGGGGCATCGGCCCAGCCGCTGGCCGAGCGCTCCCTGCAGCTGTTGTTGCGCAACGGCCGCCAGGTGCACCTGATCCTCAGTCGCGGCGCCCATGAGGTGTGGACTGCGGAAACCGGGGTGAGCATTCCCGTGGATCCGGAGCAGCAACAGCGGTTCTGGCGTGAGCGGTTGGCCGTGGACACCGGTGCTCTCACCTGTCATCGCTGGAACAACCAGGCCGCGAGTATCGCCAGCGGCAGCGTGCGCACCCGGGGCATGGTGATCGTGCCCTGCAGCATGGGAACGGTGGGCCGGATCGCCGCCGGGGTCGCCACCGATCTGGTGGAACGCTGCGCTGATGTGCATCTCAAGGAGGGGCGCCCCTTGGTGATCGCCCCACGCGAGATGCCCTGGAATCTCATCCACCTGCGCAATCTCACCACCCTGGCGGAGGCCGGGGCGAGGATTGCCCCACCGATCCCGGCCTGGTACACCCAACCGAAGAGCCTCGACGACATGGTGGATTTCCTGGTGGTGCGCCTCTTCGATGGGTTGGATGAGGATCTGGCGCCGTTGCAGCGCTGGGGCGACAGCGACGCGCGATGA
- a CDS encoding DUF2996 domain-containing protein, translating to MSDTPAAATPDPAEKPAAAAKPAPQAKPKPPKLEDKPFAAFIAEDFLPGLRKGLADHGLTPTSLDLIQGERPVVGGSCWMVCGELPPGRRFWLCFNEAAIQSGKTIALADPGTEPSLIESFLIDEKRITLPLLLSRLLQRLNGQKWLGGN from the coding sequence GTGAGCGACACCCCAGCAGCGGCCACGCCTGATCCCGCGGAGAAGCCTGCGGCTGCGGCGAAACCGGCACCCCAGGCCAAGCCCAAGCCTCCGAAGCTGGAGGACAAGCCCTTCGCTGCGTTCATCGCTGAAGACTTTCTGCCTGGATTGCGCAAGGGCCTCGCTGACCATGGCCTCACCCCCACCAGCCTCGATCTGATCCAGGGGGAACGCCCCGTGGTGGGAGGGTCCTGTTGGATGGTGTGTGGTGAGCTTCCTCCCGGGCGGCGCTTCTGGCTTTGCTTCAACGAGGCGGCGATTCAGTCGGGGAAGACGATCGCCCTGGCGGATCCCGGCACCGAACCGAGCCTGATCGAGTCGTTTCTGATCGATGAGAAGCGCATCACCCTGCCTCTGCTGCTCTCGCGCCTGTTGCAGCGTCTCAATGGTCAGAAGTGGTTGGGAGGCAACTGA
- the acsF gene encoding magnesium-protoporphyrin IX monomethyl ester (oxidative) cyclase, giving the protein MVPPTAVSEAAPSADSAVAIKDPVKDTILTPRFYTTDFEAMAAMDLRPNEAELEAICEEFRKDYNRHHFVRNDDFDGAADKLDPDTRKVFVEFLEQSCTSEFSGFLLYKELSRRIKTQNPLLAECFAHMARDEARHAGFLNKAMSDFGLQLDLGFLTANKKYTFFKPKFIFYATYLSEKIGYWRYITIFRHLEQNPDSKIFPIFNFFENWCQDENRHGDFFDALMKAQPDTVRGFTARLWCRFFLLAVFATMYVRDVARKEFYEALGLDARTYDRVVIDKTNETSARVFPVVLDVKNPRFWDGLEALVSNNAALTAVDESAAPAPLKLLRKLPHWIANGVQMASLFLMAPVRSEAYQPAVR; this is encoded by the coding sequence ATGGTGCCTCCCACCGCTGTTTCGGAAGCCGCGCCCTCAGCCGATTCCGCCGTCGCCATCAAGGATCCGGTCAAGGACACAATCCTCACGCCTCGGTTCTACACCACCGACTTCGAGGCCATGGCCGCCATGGATCTCCGCCCGAATGAGGCGGAGCTCGAAGCGATCTGTGAAGAATTCCGCAAGGACTACAACCGCCATCATTTCGTTCGCAACGACGACTTTGATGGTGCCGCCGACAAGCTGGATCCCGACACCCGCAAGGTGTTTGTGGAATTCCTAGAGCAGAGCTGCACTTCTGAATTCTCCGGATTCCTGCTCTACAAGGAGCTGAGCCGCCGGATCAAAACCCAGAACCCGCTGTTGGCAGAATGCTTTGCCCACATGGCCCGGGATGAGGCTCGCCATGCCGGCTTCCTTAATAAAGCGATGAGTGATTTCGGGCTTCAGCTCGATCTTGGCTTCCTCACCGCCAACAAGAAATACACCTTCTTCAAGCCGAAATTTATCTTCTACGCCACCTATCTCTCTGAGAAGATCGGCTACTGGCGTTACATCACCATTTTCCGCCACCTCGAGCAGAACCCCGACAGCAAGATCTTCCCGATTTTCAATTTCTTCGAGAACTGGTGTCAGGACGAAAACCGCCACGGTGATTTCTTCGATGCCCTGATGAAGGCGCAGCCCGACACCGTGCGTGGTTTCACTGCTCGTCTGTGGTGCCGGTTCTTCTTGCTCGCCGTGTTCGCCACCATGTATGTGCGCGATGTGGCCCGTAAGGAGTTCTACGAAGCCCTTGGCCTTGATGCCCGCACCTACGACCGTGTGGTGATCGACAAGACCAACGAAACCTCAGCGCGGGTCTTCCCCGTGGTGCTCGACGTGAAGAATCCCCGCTTCTGGGATGGTCTGGAAGCCCTCGTGAGCAACAACGCCGCCCTCACGGCCGTGGATGAAAGCGCTGCACCCGCCCCGCTGAAACTGCTGCGCAAGCTTCCCCACTGGATCGCCAACGGTGTGCAGATGGCGTCGCTGTTCCTGATGGCACCGGTGCGCAGTGAGGCCTATCAGCCGGCTGTGCGCTGA